The region GTTCATCCTCCTGCTGATCCTCTCAAGCTGCTTCGACGCCATCGCCGCCCCCCCGTGGCTTTCCTGGCTGGCCGCCCTGATCCCGAGGGACCAGCACGGGGCCTTCATGGGGCGGCGCAGCGCCTGGATCGCCGTGGCGAACGCCTCGGTCCTCGTCCCGATCGGCTGGGCGGTGGACCGATTCGGACAGCACGGGGCGGCCGTGGCACCGCTGCTGGCCGTCTTCGCCTTCGGCCTTGTCGTCGGCGTCCTGGACCTGGTCATCCACCGGACGATCCCCGAGCCGCCGATGGTGCCGACGCAGCCGCGCCCGTTCCGTGAGGCGCTGATGACGGCTCTGAAGGACGCGGAGTTCCGTCCGTGGCTCCAGTTCAACGGGATCTGGACGTTCGGGATGAACTTCGGCGGGGCGCTGGCGACCATCTACTTCGTGGAGGACCTGGGCATCCGGCACAACTTCCTGGGCGGCGCGCTGGTGCTGATCCTGGTGCCTGTGGCGGCCACGGCCCTGTCGGCGCGTCGGCTGGGACGGGCGGTGGACCGGTACGGGGTGCGTCGGATGCTCCTGTACGGGCACTGGCTCTGGGCCGTGCTGCCGCTCTTCTGGGTGTTCGCCACGCCGGCCAACGCGTTATGGATGCTGGCGTTGGGCGCGTTCGTCGGCGGGGTGGGCAGCGAGGGGGCGCTGCTGGCGGCCAACAAGCTGATCCTGCGCCTGCGCCCGGCCGAGGACGTGCCGATGTACGCCGCCGTCTCGACCTGCATCGGGAGCCTGGCCGGGGGGCTCGGGAGCCTGACCGGGGGCCTGGTCCTTCATGCTCTGAGGGACGCGACGTGGAGCGTGGCGGGCCTGACGGTCGGGGGGTTCCACGTCCTGTTCCTGGCGTCGTTTGTGCTCCGGAGCACCTCCATCGTGCTGATCCGGCGCATACCGGAGGTGGCGGACTGAGCCGCGCGGCGCCTCAGCGCGACGCGCGGCCGCCGGTCTGTCGCGCGGGGCGGCCCCGCAGCCGGATCAGGTGGCGCGCCCACTGCACCGCGAAGCAGAGCCGGAGCGCCCAGGCGATGGCGCGCTCATGGACGCGCAGGCGCATCCGCCATGCCCGGAAGGGCGACGTCGCCGCCAGCGCCAGGGGGCCGGCCATGCCCATCCGGCGCCACTCGCTTCGGCTCCACTGCCTCTGGGCGTACGCCGTTCCGATGGCGTGTCGCTCCTGTCGCCGTACCGACCGCAGGAAGGTGGCCGGATACTGCGTCGTCACCACGACGTGCTCCAGGTTGACCACGGGGATCTCCCGGGCGATCAGCTCCGTGGAGAGCTGGAAGTCCTCGGTCGTGTTGAGGGGGTCGTCGTCGACGAGGCGCAGGAGTTCGCTCGGCGCCGCCATGTTGGAGACCGTGGGGTAACGGCGGGAGCCGCCGGGCAGCGCGGCGGAGTTGCGGAGGCGGTCGATCTCCTGTTGCACGCGCACATAGGCGTTCCTCGGGCCGTCGTCCGACTCCACGTGGCCGCTGACCACCCGGTGACCGGCGGCGGCCGCCGCCATCGTCGCGACCCAGTCGACGGGTACCCGGCAGTCGGCATCGGTCAGCAGGATGAGGTCGGCCCGGGCCGTGCGGATGCCCAGGCAGCGCGCCGGGGCCGAGCCGAGCCGCTCGGGGTGTTCCAGCAGCCGCACGGCCGGATGCGCGACGACGGCGTCGAGCCCCCGGCGCTGGTCCGTGCTCAGCCCGTTGAACACCAGGACGGCCTCCGCTTCGCCTTCGAAGGCGTCGATCGAGCGAAGGAGGGCGCTCAGGCACTCGTGCGTGAAGGCGCCTCCCGTGCCCACGGGGACCACGATCGAGACGGTGGGGCCGCGTCCCTCCGTCGGCGGCTCTGGTGCGAGGGACACCGCCTCGTGGTCTGCGGCCGGCGTCCGCATGGCTACCGGCCTCCGGCGGCGAACCGCGCGAGGCGTTCCAGGCCCCGGCGGATCGTCTGTTCGGACGTGGCGTAGGAGAACCGGACGTAGCCGTCCACGCCGAAGGCGATGCCCGGCACGGCGGCCACGTGGACCTGGTCGAGCAACGCCTCGCAGAGTTCGACGCTGTTGTCGACGGGGTGGTCGCCGTAGGTCTTCCCCAGCAGGGCGCGGCAGTCGGCGAAGGCGTAGAAGGCGCCCTGCGGCATGGCGCAGCGGACGCCGGGGATGGCGTTGAGCCCGTCGACGATGAGGCGGCGCCGGCGGTCGAATGCCTCCCGCATCCGGTCCACGGACGCCTGGGGGCCCGTGAGGGCCTCCAGGGCGGCCTTCTGGGCCATGCTGTTGGGCCCGCTCGACAGGTTGCTCTGGAGCTTGACGGCGGCGGCGATGACGTCCCGGGGGCCGGCCGCATAGCCGATGCGCCAGCCGGTCATGGCGTAGGTCTTCGAGACGCCGTTGACGGTGACGACCTTCTCCATGGCCCGCCGGCCGAAGGAAGCCGGGCTGACGTGCTGCAGGCCGTCGTAGATGAGCTTCTCGTAGATCTCGTCGGAGAGGATCCAGAGGTCGTGCGCCAGGGCGATCTCGACCAGGGGACGCAGTTCGTCCTCCGTGAGCACCGCGCCGGTGGGGTTGCACGGGGAGTTCAGGACGAGCAGCCGGGCGCGGTCGGTGCAGGCGGCCTCGAGCCGGTCCGGCGTCAGCTTCATGTCCGGATCGGTGCTGCAGTCGATGGCGACGGGTTCGGCGCCGCACATGCGCGCCTGGTCGGCGTAGCTGACCCAATAGGGGGCGGGCAGGAGCACCTGGTCGCCGGGCTGTACGAGGGCCAGGAGGATCATGTAGATCGTCTGCTTGCCGCCGTTGGAGACGAGGACCTGCTCGGGGGTGCAGTCGAGGGCGTTGTCGGTTCTGAACTTCCGGGCGACGGCGGCGCGCAGTTCGGGCATGCCGGCGGGGGCGGTGTACTTCGTGAAGCCGTCGCGGATGGCGCGGCAGCCGGCCTCCTTGATGTGGTCGGGCGTGTCGAAGTCCGGCTCGCCGACGGTGAAGGCGACGACGTCGACGCCGTCGCGGACCAGTTGCCTGGCCCGGGCGTCGACCGCCATGGTGGCCGATGGTTGGACGTGCTGCGCGATTCTGGACAAGGCCATGTGGCAGTCAGCCTGCGAACGTCCTGTGGGGGTCTCCGGACGCCGTCCGGCCGGGAGCGATCATATTAGCGGAGCAGAGGGCCGTCTGCAACGCGCGGGGCGCGGGTTGAAGCGGGGGTGCTCTCCGGCTACCATGGTGGGTCAGTCAATGCCCCGGGACTTCCTCGCGGAGGCGACATGGCCAAGGGCGGTCAGGTGCAGATTGCCGAGCTGCTGCGCGACTACTGGGTCGGCGATCTGCTGGGGACCGGCGCGCGCAGTCAGATCTACGCCGTCAAGCGCAGGAGCGACGGCTACGACTTCGCCGTCAAGTTCGTCCAGGTGCGCACGGCCCAGGACCGGCGCATCGTCGACCATCTCGAGAACGAATTCCAGGTGCTCCAGGCCGTGCACAACCCCAAGCGGCAGCCCTCGGAGTTCATCATCTTCCCGGTCGAGTTCCGCAAGGTCAAGTCGATGCTCAAGCTCCAGGCCGCCTACCTGGTCATGGAGCGCGCCGGCGGCCGCTCGCTGTTCGACCGGCGCGACTACCCCCTGGAGGACGTGCTGACCATCTTCCGCCAGGCGTGCCACGCCCTGCAGCACATCCACAGCGTGGGCTACGTCCACGCGGACCTGAAGCCGCAGCAGATACTGGTCGACGATCTGAAGATGATCAAGATGATCGACTTCGGCTTCGCCGCGCCGATCGGCTCGAAGCTGGACACGTCCAAGGGCACCTTCGGCTACCTTGCGCCCGAACAGGCCGGCGGCCGGCTGACGGCCAAGACGGACGTGTTCAACCTGGGCGCGGCCCTCTACTGGGTCCTGACCGGCCGGAACCTGCCCTCGATCATGCCCGGACGGCACGACCGCAGCGGGTTCGTGCCCGGCGAGGCGGTCAGCATCCCGCCGCCGTCGGTCCTGAACCCCACGGTGCCCGAGGAGCTGTCCGAGATGGTGCTGCGCTGCTGCCATCCGGACGGGCATGCGCGCCCGACGGCCCAGGAGCTGAAGCGCTACCTCTACGGTCTGGCGCTGCGCCTGGACTACGGAGCGGTCGCCTGACATCACTGAAGTGCTTTGCCGGAAACCACTTGGGACGGGTGTTGACGGGTCGCTGCCGTGTTGTTACACTTAGTGGGCCTGCCGGACGCCGCAGGTGACGTCCGCACGCGTCCGCCCGACGCGCGTCGACCGGCCGCGACGGGCGCACGTCTCCTTCCACTGCCGGGAGGAGGTACATGGGAACCGGCCGCCAGAGTGTCGTCGTTCGACGGCTGCTGCTTGTCGAGAACGAGCGGCACCGGATCGACGAACTGCGCGATGCCTTCGCCGACGACGGCTACGAGTGCGAGGTCGCCCTGGACTTCGCAACGGCGCGCTACATCGTCGGCGAACGGCTGATGGACCTGGCCGTCGTCAACTCCACCCTCGTCGAGATGCCCGACGAGCGGCTCGTCGGCGAGCTGAAGGCGGCCAACCCCGAGATGGCCCTGGTGATCTACCACGGGAAGGCGACCAAGGCGCGGCAGCGGAAGTTGCGCCGTCTGGGGGCGGACAGCTACCTGAGCAAGGCGAGCGACACGATCTCGATCATCCGGGCCGTCCGTTCCCTGGGCGAGCGCCGGGGGACGCGTCCGTCGCCCCCGGCGGCCCCTGCAGATCGATGAAGGCCACCTCGGCCGGGCAGTGCCACCGCACCGGCAGCGTGCGGGCCGTGCCGAACCCCCGGTTGACGTACAGGTGCCCCCACGGCATGGCGTAGAGCCCGCCGGCGAATCCCGCGCTGAAGGGCGGCAGGGCCGCGCGCCAGAGCAGCGGGACGCGTATCTGCCCGCCGTGCGTGTGGCCGCTCAGGATCACGTCCGGCGGGCGCCCCGCCGGCGTCCTGTGCGCGCCCGCCACAAGGTGCGCGGCCGCCGCAAGGTGCGCGGCCAGCGGTGCGTGGGCCAGCAGCAGGGCGCAGTCGGCCGGCTCCGTGGCCGAAAGGGCCGCCGCCGAGTCCGGCCAGCCCAGCGACACGTCGTCGAGGCCGCCGACCAGGACGGTGCCGGACTCCGCGCGGACCATGCGCGACTCGTTCACGAGGAGTTCCACGCCCCAGTCGGCCATCATCGCGCGGAGGGCCGACAGACGCTCGCTGCGCCGCATCTCGCCGTTGCCCCGGCAGGCGAAGGTGCCGAGCCGCCCCCGCAGGCGGGGCAGGAGGGCGGCCGCCACGCGCGCCGACGACGCCTCACGCACCAGCACGTCGCCGGTGAGCGCCACCAGGTCCGGCGCCCGCTCGGTCACCAGGTCGGCCAGCCCGTCCTGGCGCGTGCTGCGGCGGCGCAGGTGAAGGTCGCTCAGGTGGCAGATGCGCAGGGGAGGGCGGCCGGGCGGCAGCGAAGGCACGGTCAGCCGGACGTGTTCCACCCTGGTGCCGTGCGGACGCTGACCGTTTCTCATCGTCGGGCTGCCGATTATAGCGATCCCCTGGCCGGCCCACAACGGCCGTCGGCCTCCGAGGTTTGAGTTCCGGTCCGGCAGCGTCTATAATCCCCCCGTGGCAGTCCGCCCGTGGTTCCGGAGGCGTCGATGGCTCCCCCGATCGTGGCCAGCGTCGATCTGAACGCAATCATGCACAATGCGCGGATGGTCCGCGCACTGGTCCGTCCGGCAGGGCTCTGTGCGGTGGTCAAGGCGAACGCCTACGGACACGGCGCTGCGGCGGCGGCGCACGTGCTGGCGGCGGCCGGCACCGACATGTTCGCCGTGGCGGCCATCGAGGAGGCCGTGGACCTGCGCGAGGCGGGCATCCGCGCGCCGATCCTCCTGTTCGGCGCCCTGGCTTCGAGCGACGTGGCCGAGGTGCTGCAGCATGACGTGACCGCCTGCGTGACCGACGAGCCCTCTGCGCGCGAACTGGCCGGCCGGGCCCGCGCCCGGCACGCGCAGGCGTGCGTGCACGTGAAGGTGGACACGGGCATGCATCGCCTGGGCTTCGATTGGGAGACGGCGGCCGAGGCCGTGCTGCGGCTGGCCGGGCTGGAGGGGCTGCGCGTCACCGGCATCTTTACGCACTACGCGTGTGCCGACGCGGCCGACCCGGCCGTCACCGAGGGCCAGACGCGGCGCTTCCGCTCGGTGCTCAGCCGGCTCGAGCAGGCGGGGATGGCGCTCCCGCTCGCGCACGCGGCCAACAGCGCGACCGTGCTGCGCATGCCGGACGCCCGCTTCGACGCCGTGCGCCCCGGGCTGATCCTGTACGGGATGCGGCCGGCCGCCGGGATGGCCCCGGAGGTGGACCTGCACCCCGCCCTGTGCCTGCGGACGTCGGTGGGCTACTGCCGGCGCGTGAAGCGCGGCGAGGCGCTCGGCTACGGGCACACCTTCACCGCCTGGCGCGATTCGCTCATCGGCGTGCTGCCCGCGGGCTACGCGGACGGCTACGGGCGCTGGTTCTCGAACCTCGGCGAGGTGCTCGTGCGCGGCACGCGCGTGCCGGTCGTCGGCCGCGTCTGCATGGACCAGACGCTCGTGGACCTGACCGACCTCCCCGGTGTGCAGCCGGGGGAGGAGGCCGTGCTCTACGGCCGGCAGGGCGATGCGTGCATTCGCGTGGAGGACATGGCCGCGCGCGTCGGCACCATCCCCTACGAGCTGACCTGCGCCGTGGGGCGCCGCGTGCGCCGGGAGTACGTCCTTAACGGAATGGTCGTGGCGGACGCGGGCCGTGCGGCGTCCATCTCGGCGGACGCGCTCGAACGGCTGGCCACCCTTGCCGCCGGCACAGTCCATGAACACCTTCCTGAAACGCCTGCTTGAGGCCGAACGCGTCGACCTGGCCGGCGCCCTGGCCGGCGCCGGGCCCGACGTGCCGGCCGCCCTGCTCCTGCTTGCGGGCCTGACGCCCGAGAAGTGCCCCCTGACAGAGCACGTTCAGGCGGCCATGGACGCCCTGCTGGCGGACGCGCCGCCCGAGGCCGCCCCGCCCGAGGCGGACGCCGAGTCCGCCCTGAGTCCCTGGTGGACGGCCATGCCGGCGGCCTACGTGGCCGCCGCCTTCCGGCACGTCGGCCTGGCTGAGGTGTGCACGCCCGGGGCGCCGTCCGCGCGGCTGTCGCGGCCGCACGCGCGCGAGAGCGTGCGCGCCATGCGGGAGGTGCTGCGCGGGGGCGGCGTGCCGTTCACCGTGCGCGAGCATGCGGCGTCGCTCATCCTGGGGGCCGGTCGCATCGCCCGGCCGGGCGCCCGTGCGGATGAGACGTGCCGGAAGCTGTCGTGCCGGGCGGACCTGCGGGCGCTCTACCACCTGGAGCGTGCGGAGCTGTGCGCGCTCGGCCGCGGGCCGCACGAGGCGCCCATGCAGCGCCTCGAGGCCTTCCGCGAGCGGGCGGAGCGGTGCGGCGTCTTCGGCGAGCCCTGCGCTCCGCCGCTCTCGGCTGCGGAGGTCCGTGCGGCGGGCTTTGAGGACCCGGTGCAGCGCCACCGGGTGCTCAACGCCCTGCGCTACTTCGGGCTGGTCGCCCGCGTGGACGAGCACGACTGGTTCGTCGAGCGGCTGCAGGAGGAGCCCGTCGTGCCCGGTGGCCGCCTGCACCTTCTGATCGGGCCGGCCGGCTGCGGCAAGTCCACGTGGGCGCGGCTGCACCGGCCCGAGGTCGAGGTGGTCTCGACCGACCGGATGCGCGAGGTGCTGACGGGCGATCCGTCCGACCAGAGCCAGAACTACCTGGTTTTTCAGCGGTGCATGGACCGCCTGCGTGCCCTGCTCGGCGAGGGACGCGACGTGGTGTTCGACGCCACGAACTACTGCGAGGCCGTCCGGGCGCTGCCCGTGCAGGCGGGGCGCTGGTCGGGGGCGGAGATCAGCAGTCACCTCTTCGACGTCGGCCTGGCCGAGTCGCTCCGGCGCAACCTGCTGCGCCCGCGCACCGTCCCGGAGGACGTGATCCGCAAGCAGTACCGCCTCCTGCAGGCGCCGGCCCTCTATGAGGCCGACCGCCAGTACATCGTCGACCCCGACGGGCGCCTCGCCCAGTACTGGCCGTTGCCGGAGGACGGGCAGTGACCGAGTTCATCGGAGAGGAGGTCGAGGTGACCCGGCAGGGCCCTGCCGGGCCGCCCGCGTCGTTCGTCTGGCGCGATCGGCCGTACCGGGTCGCCCGCGTCCGGCGGCGCTGGCGGCATCTGGACCTGCGCCGGCAGTGGTGGCAGCGTCGCCACCGGGATCACTTCGTGGTCGAGGCCGAGTCGGGAGAGCTGTTCGAACTCTACTTCCACCGCGGCTACGGCCGCCGCTACTGGGTGCTCTCGCGGCGCCTTGACACCTGAGGGCGCCGTTGCAGGACGGCGTCCGCTCGAGGCGCACAAGGGGGCTGCTTCAGCGGCCCGCCATGCCTCCCCGGGCGGCGCGTTCGTAGAACTCGCGCTGCATCTCGGGGGTGGCGGCATCGGCCTTGACGGCCCGGATGGCCTGAACGAGCCGTCGGACCTGGGCTTCGATGGCGAAGGCGCCCTTCTCGGCGTTGGCGGCGCGGCCGTCGCCGGCGTAGTGGTTCGGGTAGTTGGCGTACCAGCCAAACGGGCTGCCGAGCCCCTCCAGGGCGTCCTGGCGGCCCAGGCGCCGGCCGGCGTCGGGGTCCTTGATGTCCTCCAGGTGGACCAGTTCCGGGCGCAGGTAGCAGATGCAGCTGCTCTCGGTCTCGCCGCCGTGGCCGCCCTGGGTTTCGAGCATGGCGGCGAGTCGCTCCCGGTCCTCCGGGCCGATCTGGTAGGGGGAGACGGTGTAGGTGAGGTAGTCGCGGGGCTCCTGGAGGAGGGACATGGTCAAGTAGCCGAGCAGGCCGCTGTTGCCGCCGTGGCCGTTGGCGATGATGATCTTGCGGAAGCCGTTGCG is a window of Candidatus Brocadiaceae bacterium DNA encoding:
- a CDS encoding MFS transporter, whose product is MPPAGRTRVVFPWELPTIMRKHIVTGAMGTVYVFLLAGMYLVAFGNHIGMDYWRWGVLSGVTSFTLVLQLVSALLVRRLANRKPLWFAAAMAARLLRGAAIVAAFLLVDVSTSASSGAFILLLILSSCFDAIAAPPWLSWLAALIPRDQHGAFMGRRSAWIAVANASVLVPIGWAVDRFGQHGAAVAPLLAVFAFGLVVGVLDLVIHRTIPEPPMVPTQPRPFREALMTALKDAEFRPWLQFNGIWTFGMNFGGALATIYFVEDLGIRHNFLGGALVLILVPVAATALSARRLGRAVDRYGVRRMLLYGHWLWAVLPLFWVFATPANALWMLALGAFVGGVGSEGALLAANKLILRLRPAEDVPMYAAVSTCIGSLAGGLGSLTGGLVLHALRDATWSVAGLTVGGFHVLFLASFVLRSTSIVLIRRIPEVAD
- a CDS encoding glycosyltransferase family 2 protein, which codes for MRTPAADHEAVSLAPEPPTEGRGPTVSIVVPVGTGGAFTHECLSALLRSIDAFEGEAEAVLVFNGLSTDQRRGLDAVVAHPAVRLLEHPERLGSAPARCLGIRTARADLILLTDADCRVPVDWVATMAAAAAGHRVVSGHVESDDGPRNAYVRVQQEIDRLRNSAALPGGSRRYPTVSNMAAPSELLRLVDDDPLNTTEDFQLSTELIAREIPVVNLEHVVVTTQYPATFLRSVRRQERHAIGTAYAQRQWSRSEWRRMGMAGPLALAATSPFRAWRMRLRVHERAIAWALRLCFAVQWARHLIRLRGRPARQTGGRASR
- a CDS encoding pyridoxal phosphate-dependent aminotransferase, with translation MALSRIAQHVQPSATMAVDARARQLVRDGVDVVAFTVGEPDFDTPDHIKEAGCRAIRDGFTKYTAPAGMPELRAAVARKFRTDNALDCTPEQVLVSNGGKQTIYMILLALVQPGDQVLLPAPYWVSYADQARMCGAEPVAIDCSTDPDMKLTPDRLEAACTDRARLLVLNSPCNPTGAVLTEDELRPLVEIALAHDLWILSDEIYEKLIYDGLQHVSPASFGRRAMEKVVTVNGVSKTYAMTGWRIGYAAGPRDVIAAAVKLQSNLSSGPNSMAQKAALEALTGPQASVDRMREAFDRRRRLIVDGLNAIPGVRCAMPQGAFYAFADCRALLGKTYGDHPVDNSVELCEALLDQVHVAAVPGIAFGVDGYVRFSYATSEQTIRRGLERLARFAAGGR
- a CDS encoding serine/threonine protein kinase, whose amino-acid sequence is MAKGGQVQIAELLRDYWVGDLLGTGARSQIYAVKRRSDGYDFAVKFVQVRTAQDRRIVDHLENEFQVLQAVHNPKRQPSEFIIFPVEFRKVKSMLKLQAAYLVMERAGGRSLFDRRDYPLEDVLTIFRQACHALQHIHSVGYVHADLKPQQILVDDLKMIKMIDFGFAAPIGSKLDTSKGTFGYLAPEQAGGRLTAKTDVFNLGAALYWVLTGRNLPSIMPGRHDRSGFVPGEAVSIPPPSVLNPTVPEELSEMVLRCCHPDGHARPTAQELKRYLYGLALRLDYGAVA
- a CDS encoding response regulator; the encoded protein is MGTGRQSVVVRRLLLVENERHRIDELRDAFADDGYECEVALDFATARYIVGERLMDLAVVNSTLVEMPDERLVGELKAANPEMALVIYHGKATKARQRKLRRLGADSYLSKASDTISIIRAVRSLGERRGTRPSPPAAPADR
- the alr gene encoding alanine racemase — protein: MAPPIVASVDLNAIMHNARMVRALVRPAGLCAVVKANAYGHGAAAAAHVLAAAGTDMFAVAAIEEAVDLREAGIRAPILLFGALASSDVAEVLQHDVTACVTDEPSARELAGRARARHAQACVHVKVDTGMHRLGFDWETAAEAVLRLAGLEGLRVTGIFTHYACADAADPAVTEGQTRRFRSVLSRLEQAGMALPLAHAANSATVLRMPDARFDAVRPGLILYGMRPAAGMAPEVDLHPALCLRTSVGYCRRVKRGEALGYGHTFTAWRDSLIGVLPAGYADGYGRWFSNLGEVLVRGTRVPVVGRVCMDQTLVDLTDLPGVQPGEEAVLYGRQGDACIRVEDMAARVGTIPYELTCAVGRRVRREYVLNGMVVADAGRAASISADALERLATLAAGTVHEHLPETPA
- a CDS encoding AAA family ATPase, coding for MNTFLKRLLEAERVDLAGALAGAGPDVPAALLLLAGLTPEKCPLTEHVQAAMDALLADAPPEAAPPEADAESALSPWWTAMPAAYVAAAFRHVGLAEVCTPGAPSARLSRPHARESVRAMREVLRGGGVPFTVREHAASLILGAGRIARPGARADETCRKLSCRADLRALYHLERAELCALGRGPHEAPMQRLEAFRERAERCGVFGEPCAPPLSAAEVRAAGFEDPVQRHRVLNALRYFGLVARVDEHDWFVERLQEEPVVPGGRLHLLIGPAGCGKSTWARLHRPEVEVVSTDRMREVLTGDPSDQSQNYLVFQRCMDRLRALLGEGRDVVFDATNYCEAVRALPVQAGRWSGAEISSHLFDVGLAESLRRNLLRPRTVPEDVIRKQYRLLQAPALYEADRQYIVDPDGRLAQYWPLPEDGQ
- a CDS encoding creatininase family protein; amino-acid sequence: MQWIEISSERMPEAIRQADCVCVLPIGCIERHGPHLPLGTDQFVIDAVARRAAEEEPAVVFPSYYFGQIAEARHQPGTISLPHDLLLQMLRAVLDEIGRNGFRKIIIANGHGGNSGLLGYLTMSLLQEPRDYLTYTVSPYQIGPEDRERLAAMLETQGGHGGETESSCICYLRPELVHLEDIKDPDAGRRLGRQDALEGLGSPFGWYANYPNHYAGDGRAANAEKGAFAIEAQVRRLVQAIRAVKADAATPEMQREFYERAARGGMAGR